The Oecophyllibacter saccharovorans sequence TCGGCGTTTGCAGCGGGCTGGCTACATTCGTAAGCAACTTCCGCGCCTATGCCCTGGTCCTGGCCGGTTACACCTGCGCCATCGTGGCCACTGACGCAGCCCCTGACGGCAACCACGTCTTCATGATCGCCGTTTCGCGTGGCTCCTATATCATCCTGGGCGTGATCTGCGAGACACTGGTGGCCTTCGTATTCTCCCCCAACCAGATCCTGCTTGCCCATCGTGCCCTGAAACAGACGCTGCAAAGCGCCCTGATCGTGGCAACCACAACGCTTGCCAGTATCCTGAGGCGGGGTACAGCGGCTGAAAACATGGCCCGTCAGCAGTTCGGTACCATGCTGCGCATTGCTGACCGGATTGAATTTGCCGAGATCGAAATGGGTCCTCACGGCCATGAAGGTGATCATGCGCGCGCCGCTCTGGCAGCAATCTCGGTCCTTCTTGCCCGCGGCTTCGGCATTGCCAGTCAGCTCCACCTGTTCGCGCGCCATCACTCCGATTACCAGACCGTTGCCGACGAGGTCCTCAACTTTCTCGACGCCTTTCCCAAAGTCATTTCTGATGAAAGCCTGCTGCCCGACCTCCTGTCGGAACTGCAGCATCTTCGCGATATCTGTCGCCAGTACGCAGCCCCCCACCGGCTGACCCCCACACATCTGGTCTCCCATCCCTCGGAGCTGACCTCAGATGAAGTGGCTCGGATGAAGGCCGAGAACACGACTGAAACGACCGTTCCGGAACTGGATGAGCGCGTGCTGTTCGTGTCCCTGGGAGAACTGCTGGGCGATCTGGAACGCGCCATTCTGGAATATTATGCCAGCACGCATCTCATCCGCGGCGATCACTTCCATTTTCAGCGCCAGACCCATCGTGACAGCCGCCTCGCCCTCAATAACGGTGTGCGCGCTTCCATGGCAGTCATCCTTACCGCGCTGATCTATGAAGTCACCGCCTGGACGGAAGGCTTTCACTTCATCGGGATCGCGTCGCTCTGCGTGGGGCTTTACGCAACGCAGGAAAATCCGGTTCTCGGCACCCTGAACTTCCTTCGGGGGGTGGTGACCGGCTATGTGGTGGCCTTTTTTCTGGTCTTTCTCTTCATGCCGATCGTCAAGGTCTATGAACCGCTCATCCTTATCCTGAGCTGTGCGATGATGATCGGCGGCCTGGCCAAGGCCCATGCTGCCACAGCGGCCTGGGGTGCGGCCTACAGTCTGCTCATGCCCTCCATGCTGGGGCTCAGCAACCATCACGTGATGAACGAGATGCAGTTCTTCAACGGCAACATGGCCACCGTTCTGGCCGCTGCCCTTGCGGTCATCATCTTCCGCACCATTCTGCCTTTCAGCGCAGCCAGCGAGCGTTTCCGGCTGCGCAAAGGCATGCTGCGGGAACTGCGCCATCTGGCTCAGCCTGGGCGCCTGCCCAGCATCAACGCCTGGGTGGCCCATGGCATGGACCGTTTTTCCTGCATTTTGCGCCATGCCGGCAATACGCCTCCGCAGATCATTGAGGCTTTCATTCGCGGTACCCTGGCTACGCTTACTCTCGGCCTCAATATCATCCGCCTGCGCACACTCATGGACCGTGAATATCTGCCCGAGAGCGCCCGGCGTCCCATCGCGCTGGTTCTGCACTATATTGAATTTCCCACGCGTCGCTATGCGCAGGCCGCCCAAGCCGCCACCATGGCCATCCGTCGCCTGCGTGAAATGGACACGCCCTCGCATGACATCATCACGCGGCTGGAAATCACGCGTGCCATCACCTACCTGATGATCATTGCCCATATTCTGCGGACAAACCGTAATTTCCTCGACCCCACCAAGCCTTTCACTGGAGAAGAGCTTTCCACGCCTTCACCTGCTGATAAGCCAGCTCCTGGCAAAATCCAGGCCGCTCAGCAACCTGGCTGACGCGCCTGACAGACACAGCATCAGGCGCTGCCGTGAGCTCAAAGTTTCTCAAATAAGGGGCGGAACTCATCGAGCTCGATGAAATTATCGGCCTGACGCCGCAGCTCATCAGCCACAACCGAAGGTTGGGTGCGGGCGGTTGACATCACGGTGACTTCCTTGCCGTTCTTCTGCAACTGCTCAACCAACATGCGGAAATCGCCATCCCCTGAAAGAATGACGATATGATCGGCCAGCCGACAGTGCTCCAGAGCATAGATTGTCAACTCAACATCCACGTTGCCCTTGATGCGGCGGAGAGGTTCAGGCTCCGAGCGCCAGCCACCCTCTGTGGCCCCCTCCTCCAGGATAGGAAGGGTTTCTCCCTCTCCCATATAGGTGCTCTTGGCATCCTTACGGATCACGCGATAGCCGTTATATTCCAGGAAAGAGACGAACTTCCCGCGCTTCGGGTCATTCGGAAGCACAGAGACAAAACAGTATATGCCGCGTAGATTGGCTGAAGCCTTCATCTCGTTTCGGAATTTCTCATAATCGAAACGAAAACGCAGCTTTTTCAATGAAAATTCTAGATTGGCATGGTCAATCAAAATCTTGGTGCGACCGCCATCAAAGTAATCTTTCAGCTGGTCTCTCAGAGAGTCCATATAATGTTTATAGTCTTCTTCATCAGTCTCATAAGTAGGCATTTTTATAAAGCACTCCAAAATGATAGGATTTTTGAACAATAAACAGAACTTGGAACATACAATACCCCAGACACCGTTATAAAGTCTGAAAAGAGTTTTATACTTCTGGCTTATAAGGACTTTTGTAGGATTCTGATTGTACGCGCCGGAAACGACTTTTCCTTACTCTTTTTCCTTACTCTTATTGATAGGCGTTCAGATAGTTCAAACATCGCAACCGAATAGAGAGACAGCGTATAGCTGGGAAAGAACTGACCAGAAAAGCCCGGACCTCGGCGTCCTGACAGGCGCGTTCCAATAGGCCTGGCTAAATAGATTTTTACGGAAATCAAGCAGTTCCCCAGCTTTTCCAAAAGTCTTCAAATCAAAGCTGAGACTGAGGATTGGCGGAGAGGGTGGGATTCGAACCCACGGTGCCCGTGAAGGCACAACGGTTTTCGAGACCGTCCCAATCGACCACTCTGGCACCTCTCCGGGACGCTTTTCACATCAATTTCCGCCTCTGAGCTCCAGGACCATAAGTAGGCTGGCAAGACTTTCAGGTGACAGAATGAAGGGCTGGGACAGTTTCAGCCAGCAGAAAAGCTCGATAAGGCGACTATATGGCCAAAAAAGCGCTCGAAAGCAAGGGGGGTGTGCGTCAGACAGCCCATCCCTCTTCACTGGCCTTGCATCCCCGCTCCCAGCTTGAGAAAAACACTTGCGCCCGCGCCTGAAGCGCCAGGGATTATTAAATGAAGAGACCTTGAAGTTCATTGACCTCTTCTTTGAAAAGCTGTAAGAAATCCGCCTGCCTTGTCACATGAAGTGGCGGGCCAATGACAAAAAGCGAGTCCGGGTTTCCGACCCTCCTCTCCACCCTGCCCTGCTTTCAGGACAGGTCTCCGCCGGTTTTCATGGCTATCCAGAACGTATGTGCCTTCTCCCTTTGCGGGAATTGTCACTCAGAAGACTCTGGGCGCCTGAATGACCTCAGGATGAGGGGCGAGCACGAGGCTTTCGAAACATTTGAAGAGAGATTTGCATGTTTGCAGTCATCCGCACAGGCGGAAAACAGTACCGTGTTGCCAATGGCGACGTTCTGAAAGTGGAAAAGCTCGACAATGCCGAGCCAGGCGCTACCTATACCTTCGATGACGTCCTGATGGTGGGCGGTGAAGGCGATGGTGAACTCAAGGTCGGCACTCCCAAGGTCGAAGGCGCGAGCGTAACCGCAGAGGTCATCGCACAGGACCGGCTTCCGAAGGTGATTATTTTCAAAAAGCGTCGTCGCCAGAACAGCCGCCGCAAGAATGGCCATCGTCAGCCGATGACGGTTCTGCGCGTTACCAAAGTCAACGCCTGAGCGCATTACCTTTAAGGAGAGACCAGAATGGCACAGAAAAAGGCAGGCGGTTCCAGCCGCAACGGACGCGACAGCGCCGGGCGTCGTCTTGGCATCAAAAAATTCGGTGGCGAGGGCGTCGTCGCAGGAAACATCCTCGTGCGCCAGCGTGGCACGAAGGTTTATCCCGGCCAGAATGTCGGCATGGGCCGTGACCACACGCTTTTCGCGCTTACGGACGGCCATGTGAGCTTTCAGCGTCGTGGCCAGGGGCGTGTATTCGTTTCCGTGGCGGCACCGGAAGCAGCTGAATAAAACCTTTTTGCCACCTTGGTAGATAAGGGATAATGCAAGGGCCGGTTCTTTCGGGAATCGGCCCTTTCTTGTCCCTTCCCCTTCCCCGCCCCGGAGTGAGTCATGAAATTCCTTGATCAGGCCAAGATCTATGTGCGCTCCGGTGACGGCGGAGATGGCGTGGTGGCCTTCCGCCGCGAGAAATACATTGAATTCGGCGGTCCTGACGGCGGGGATGGCGGACGCGGCGGAAACATCTATTTCCGTGCGGTTCCCAATCTCAACACCCTGATCGATTTTCGTTACACGCAACATTTCCGGGCCCGCAAGGGCGGTAACGGCGCCGGGGCCAACCGTACTGGCGCTGGAGCTCAGGACGTCGTCATTGACGTGCCGGTAGGTACCCAGATTTTCGATGAAGACCGTGAAACGCTGCTGGCCGATATGGATGAGGAAGGCAAGACCATCCTTCTATGCCGGGGTGGCGATGGTGGGCTGGGAAATGCGCATTACAAAAGCAGCACCAACCGCGCACCTCGACGTGCCGACAAAGGTTACCCTGGCGAGGAACGCTGGGTATGGTTGCGTCTCAAGCTTCTGGCTGACGTTGGGCTGGTCGGCCTGCCGAATGCCGGGAAATCCACTTTCCTCTCCGTGGTTTCACGCGCCAAGCCGAAAATTGCCGATTATCCCTTCACTACTCTTCATCCCCAGCTTGGGGTAGTACGCCAGAATGCCAATGAAGAATTCGTCATTGCCGATATTCCGGGCTTGATTGAAGGGGCCAGTGAAGGCGCCGGACTGGGCCATCGTTTCCTTGGTCATGTGGAACGCTGTGCTGTGCTCCTTCATCTCGTTGACGGCACTGACGAGAACTACCTGGAAAACTGGAAGCTCATCCGACGCGAGCTGGAAGCCTATGATCCCGTACTGGCCAGCAAGCCGGAAGTGCTGGTGCTGAACAAATGTGATGCGCTTCTTCCTGAGGAAGTGGAAGAGCGTCGTGCAGCCCTTGAAAAAACCTCGGGAGAAAAAGTCCATCTTATGTCCGGCGTCAGCCGCGAAGGCCTGCCTGAACTGCTGCGCCTGTTGCAGGATCGGGTCAATGCCTCCCGAGCTGAGGAATGGGAGGAAGAGGAAGACGATCTCGTGGAAATTGATGATGCGCCTGATGATGACTACGACGGGGAAAACGACGCAGCTGTGGAATACGATTGACTTCTCTTGGGCGCCCTCCTCTGTCCCCCTGCCTGAAATTTCTGCCAGTGTTCTTTAGGATGGTTTACTGATCGTCAGTCTGAAGAATTTCCGATTTTTCCCTGAGTTTATAAAAAAGGCGATGATCCCTGAGGATCATCGCCTTTCTTTTTCTTCAGGCCGTTCATGTTCCGGCTGATATTTCCAGGAACTTCACGCTGAAGCGGAAGTCGTTCCCCCCAGTTCCGGCAGGGGTTTCATCAGGCTGGGATTATCGGTGTAATCGACAGGAATAGCGATCAGAACCGGACCTTCAGTTTCCATGCCCACCTTGAGGGCGGCTTTCAGTTCATCAACGTTCTGAACATTGATGCCCTTGGCGCCCATGGAATTGGCGAGTTCGGCAAAATTGATCGGTCCAAAGGAGACGCCTGTACCGCGGCCATATTTCTTCTTCTCCTGGATCTCCACCATGTTGTAGTGCTCATCAATCCAGACGATCTGGATGATATTGCTCTTCAGCCGCACAGCTGTTTCCAGCTCCATGGCTGACATCATGAAACCGCCATCACCGGAGATGGAAAGGGCTTTCTGGTGGGGCGCTACAAGCGTTGCGGCAATGGCCCAGGGCAAGCCGACCCCCATCGTCTGCTGACCGTTACTGATAAGAATCTGACGGGCACGGAACACATAAAGATAACGTGCCAGCCAGATATGGAACGAGCCCATGTCAAAACACAAGGTCATGTCCGGCGTGATGAAATCCTGCAGGACATGCACGATCTCCAACGGATGGAGCGTGTTGCGGGCAGGCGGCGTGATGGTGTTGTAAACTTCCTTCAGGCTGCGGTGATAGGTTTCAAGAATGCCCGTCATTTCCGGCGCCGCTGTCAACTTGCCGGTTTCATCAGCAAGCAATGACATGGTATCAGCAATGGAGCCGATCAGTTCGGAAGTCGGCATGAAGGAATTGTCCAGCTCGGCCGGAACCACGTCAACATTGACGATGGGACGGTCGGGGTGAAGATTCCACAACACCGGGTCATATTCGATGGGGTTGTAACCGACCGTGATCACCAGGTCGGATTTTTCCAGCAGCAGATCCCCATACTGATTGCGGAACAGCCCGATACGCCCGCCCCACCAGTTGAACAGCTCCTTGTCCATGACACCGGTGGCCTGATAGCAGCCGACTACCGGCAGCCCGCATTGACGGATGAATTTGCGCGTGGCCTGGGCATTTTCCGGTGTGCTGGCCAGCATGCCCAACAGAACCACCGGCCGTTTGGCAGATTTGATCATCCGGGCCGCTGAAGCGATCAGGTCATGAGGGGCCGGGCCCGGCGGGGGGGCATCAATCCCACCCATAACCGGTGCATTTGCCGGAAGATTCAGCACATCCATGGGCACGCTGACGAAAGCCGCACCCGGCCGACCCCCTTCAGCCGCACGCAGGGCGTTGCTGACGATTTCCGAAGTGGCATTGGGTGCGCCGATCAGCGAGCTGAACTTGGCGACCGGGCGCATGAGGCTCACGGTATCAAGACTCTGATGGGTCAGCTTGACCAGGTCGGCACGACCGACCGCGCCACCGATGGCCAGCATCGGGTCACCTTCAGAAGTCGCCGTGGCCATGCCGGTCACCAGGTTGGTCACCCCCGGCCCGGAAGTCGTGATGGCCACACCGGCCTTGCCGGTGATACGGCCTAAACCGCTGGCGATGAAAGAAGCGTTCTGTTCATGGCGGGCCACGATAGTGCGGATGCTGGAATCGGCCAGCTCATCAAAAAGACGATCAATTTTGGCCCCCGGAATGCCGATAACATCCTTGACGCCATGTGCTTCGAGATTTTTGACGATCAGGCGTGCTGCAGATTCATCTTTTTTCTTGTCGCTCATAAGAATAACGCTTCCTTTCCCAAATGGTCCGGCTCGGCGACCTAAGCCTTTCCAAGGGTTTCAAACTGTTTCGTTCTCTTTTCGATTTTACGCTTGTGCGATCCTGTTCCCTCATCAAGTCCCCGTGTGTGGGCTTCTGAAAATGAGAAAACAGTGCCGCCAATCCTCTGTTGCGGTCGATCGGCCAGGCCACCGACCGGCTTCAACAGGAGTCAGCCGCCTTCAGCCGTTCTGATGGCTTCATTGAGACCGACCGGCTGCAGGTCAGCCTCCGCAAAGGCCTTGGTCAGAGGCAGTGACAGATCCAGCTCGGAAATGCGCGCCACTTCGAGCTTGCCCGCGCCCAGGAGATATTCTGTCACGTGCCCACCATGTTTCTGATTCTCGCTCAGAAAATGCAGGTGGAAACCGGCCACATTGATCCCCTGCATGTAAGGCGGCGTGCGAAAGCCAAGCATCACGCCGTTCATGTCGGTCATGGTGAATGTCGGCTGGTTGGCCACCACTTCCAGCAACGGGGGATAGGGCTTGTGCTGGCAGAACACTGTCCGCGTCTCGACCTTGTTGAAATGGCCCGTGAAACGGATACCTGCAAAAAGATTGGGATTGTCGATCAGCTCGTTGACACGGTGCTCGAATTCTTCGCGCGTGCAGGGTCCGTCAATCGTGACGGTCTTTTCCGGCTCGAACCAGGTCACGCAGGCAAAAGGCGTCTTCAGATTGCCTGAAGCGTCGGAAGCGAGACCGTCAGCGCGGAACTGGTGGGCAATTCCGTCTTCGACGATCATTTCCCCATCCAGACCATTGAAGGTACCAAGTCCGAAGTTTCCGTGGGTGAGCAGTTCTTTCACTGTCATGTCGCCGTCATAGACGGCGTCCAGCAAAGCAGCCATCGTGGAAGTCTGAAACAGACGATTCTTCGGATGATGCGTCGTCATGATGTCCTCTCAGGCGAACGTGGTTATTGTTGAGTTCCAGAAAATTATAAGAGACGGTTTGTCATTGCGCAAATATATATCTAAACCTCTTGGTATATTAATTTAATATTCTCCAAGGCGTTCATGAACATCCATCACTTCCGTTATTTCGTAGCCGTGGCCGAGACAGGGAGCTTTACCCTGGCAGCTGAACGGCTGAACATGAAGCAGCCGCCCCTGAGCCAACAGGTCAAACGAATGGAAGATATGCTGGGCATCCAGCTCTTCCTGCGCCAGACCCGCGGTGTGGTCCTGACAGCCGCCGGAGAAGCCCTGCTTCCACGCGCGCGCCTGATCCTCGATCTTGAGCGCCAGTTTGTTGAAACAGCCCGTGGCCTGGCTCAGGGCGTGGAAGGACATCTTCGCATCGGACTGGCGGGCGCAGCCCCGCTGGTGCCCATCATTCCCTATGCGATCCGGCGTTTTCGCAAGCTGGTGCCGCACGTGACCCTGTCACTGGAAGAAAGCAACACCCCCACGCTGTGCGACATGCTGCAGGCACATAATGTCGACATCGCGATTCTGCGTCCGCCTGTCATTGATCCCAGCCATCTGCAACTCCGCCCGTTTCTGGAAGAGCCGACCCTTATCGCCCTGCCCGCCGGCCGCCCATACGGCCAGGAGGAAACGCTGTCGCTTCAGCAGATTGCCCATGAACCCCTGATCATTTTCCCACGTGAGCTGGGCCCGGGCTTCTATGATGCTATTCTTTCGGCTTATCACCAGGTCGGTCTCAGCCCCAATCTGGGTCAACAGGCACCGCAGATTTCCGGCACCGTGCCTCTCGTGGCAGCAGGACTGGGCATCTCTATCGTGCCCAATTCCCTGCGTCAGCTTCATACGGGCGGCGTCACGTTCCACAAGATTGCCCCACCGGCACCGATAGCCACCCTGGCCATCGGCCTGCGCCGCGGTCCCGTTTCCCCACTGGTCGAGAAATTCTGCACTGTTCTGCAGACAGTCGCCAAAACCATTCCCATGGAAACCCTGCTGCCCTGAGCAGTGGGAGTGACAGGCAGGCTTATTACGGACCGTATCAGCGCTCCCCCGTTTCAGACCCCTTACATACCAAGGGCGCGCCGATAGATATCGAGAAGGGTTTCCTGCTCCTCCACCTCTGCCGGTTCCTGCTTGCGCAGTCGCAAAATCTGCTTGATCACTTTTACGTCAAAGCCAGCTGATTTGGCTTCGGCGAAAATATCGCGGATATCCCCACCCAACGCCTTGCGTTCCTCTTCGAGCCGCTCAACGCGTTCAATGATGGAACGCAGGCGGTCAGCAGCGATCCCCCCCGTTGCGGCTTCCTCATGTTGGGTGCTCGCGGCACTTCCACCCATCGCGCCTGCATCAGTTGCATTGCCGATATCCATTCCCGTCCCTCCGTTCGCCTGCTCAAACAGTCAAATAGCAAGTTGATAGTCTTTCAAATCGAGCGCCGCCACCATTTTGAACCCGCGCAAAACCTGACCCTGCCAGCACGCTTAAGAGCGGCGCCCACACCCAGCGACTTAATCTTCATGACCGGAATTGGTCAACAAATCCCTGCAGTCCTGCTGCTGTGCGCACGGGTCGTTCAAGCAGCCAGGTGACTGGCCTGTTCCCGCTGCGGGGCTGCTCTGCAGCAGCACATAGCAGCCTCGCCTTGACAGAAAGTGGGTCAGGACAGAACAAGAGAGGCATACAAAAGCGAGAGGGCCTAACGACCATTTGCGGGCCTGAGCAGGAGAATTCTCCGTCCGACGCCAGCTAACTCCAACTATTGCGTAAAGCCCGCCCGGCCGCTGCCCCTCCCGACCAGAAAGGATTTCCATCATGGCCTCAGCCAGTCAGGACAGCACTCAAGCTTCCGCTGCCGCGGAAGGCGAACATACGCCCGTCTTCGATTACGTTATTTTCGGCGCCACGGGTGACCTTGCCATGCGCAAGCTCCTGCCCGCTCTCTACAATCAGTTTCGTGTCAAGCACGTTCCCGAAGGCTCACGCATTATCGGCACCGCCCGTTCCGACATGACGTGCGAGCAGTACAGAGAGATGGCACGTCAGGCCCTTGATACCTTTCTCCCCAAGGGCACCATCAATCCTGAACTGATCGATCGTTTCCTGCAGATGATCAACTACGTCACGATTGATGGCACCAATCCCGACAGCAACTGGGATGCTCTGAAAGCCATTCTGGACAAGTATCCTCACCGCGTCCGCGTCTTCTACTTCTCCACGGCACCACAGATTTTCGAGGCCATCAGCGAAAATCTTGCCAGCCATCACCTCATCACGCCCAATTCCCGCGTGGTGCTAGAAAAGCCCATCGGCACTGACAGTGCTTCGGCCAAGAAGATCAATGACGGTGTCAGCCGGTTCTTCGGTGAAAATCAGATTTTCCGCATTGACCATTATCTGGGCAAGGAAACCGTTCAGGACATTCTGGCCATTCGTTTTGCCAATCCCTTCATCAATGCCGTCTGGTCAGGTGAATACATCCAGAGCATCCAGATCACCGCGGCTGAAACTGTCGGCGTTGAAGGACGGGCTGACTATTATGACCGTTCCGGTGCGGCACGTGACATGATCCAGAATCACCTGCTGCAGATTCTGAGCCTGTGCGCCATGGACCCGCCGAAATCCCTTACCGGGGATGCAGTCCGTGATGCCAAGGTTGCCGTTCTCAAGGCCCTTCAGCCCATCACCGAAGCCAATGTCGGCCAGGAAACCGTTCGCGCCCAGTACACGGCTGGCGGCATCGGCGACCACCGTGTGCCTGGCTATATCGAGGAACTTGGCAAGCCCAGCAACACCGAGACCTATGCAGCCGTACGGGCTTACGTGAACACGCCGCGCTGGAAAGGGGTACCTTTTTATCTGCGTACGGCCAAGCGTTCCAAGCGCAAGGACAGCGAGGTGGTGGTCACCTTCAAACCGGGGCTCAAGAATCTCTTTGGCGATCAGGTCCAGTCCGATTACATGGCCATCCGCCTGCAGCCCGATGAAGGTTTCGCCCTCACCTTCAACATCAAGGATCCGAGCTCACCCACTTTCACGCTGCAGCATGCGACCTTGGAAGGTGATTTCTCCACCATCCGTATTCCCGATTCGTATGAGCGGCTGATGCTGGACGCGGTACGAGGCAATCCCGGTCTCTTCATCCGGCGTGATGAAGTCGAAGCGGCATGGGACTGGATCGAACCCACCCTACGTGCCTGGGCGGCAAACAAGACCAAAATGGAAACCTATCCTGCCGGCTCACACGGTCCGGAAGCCGCCAACAAGCTGGTGGCGCAGACCGGCGACAAATGGCACGAGCGGCTGGACATCAGCCAAGGCTGAGCTCTGCCGGTGTAACAACCGGCCACTGATTGCTCACCACAAAGGGCGGGGGTTTAAACCTCCGCCCTTTTTCATGGGGATTTACATGCAGCTTTCCCAACAAGCCCATAGTGCCTGTAGATAAAGCCGCAATAATCTGCGAGTGAAGAAAGAATGCTTTCCGCACTCTCTCTGCGGTCTCACCATTCGCAAGACAGGTAATCTCTTTTGACCTCTTCCTCTCCTCTCCCCCGGCGGACCCCCCGTACCCTGAAGCAGCACCTGATGCGGCGTCTCATGGTGGTCCTCCCTGCAGCTCTCCTGATGTGGGTCATCATGAAAACCGGAATGATGAATGCCGTTTACGACAAGATGACCTTCAAGGACCTCAGCTGGTTTGACAATACGGCGCTCGTCGAGCATCTTCGCACCCGTCTCATCCAGGACGGACTGACTGACCTGCCAGAGCAATGCCTTGTTTTCCTCGTCAACGGGGCTGACAAGGACCCGGTTACGATTGAGGTGCTGGGCCGGGAAGGCAATGGCTGTCCGGGGGCCAAACCCGATGCGAAAACGCTTTTCAAGGTTCGGGTCGAACGTGGCGCGCGGCGCATGTTCAGCGATGCCAATAACCCGGGTCATTTTCAGGCTTTCCAGTAAAATTTCTTCCCAGCAGCCCTTCTTCATGGC is a genomic window containing:
- a CDS encoding LysR family transcriptional regulator, with amino-acid sequence MNIHHFRYFVAVAETGSFTLAAERLNMKQPPLSQQVKRMEDMLGIQLFLRQTRGVVLTAAGEALLPRARLILDLERQFVETARGLAQGVEGHLRIGLAGAAPLVPIIPYAIRRFRKLVPHVTLSLEESNTPTLCDMLQAHNVDIAILRPPVIDPSHLQLRPFLEEPTLIALPAGRPYGQEETLSLQQIAHEPLIIFPRELGPGFYDAILSAYHQVGLSPNLGQQAPQISGTVPLVAAGLGISIVPNSLRQLHTGGVTFHKIAPPAPIATLAIGLRRGPVSPLVEKFCTVLQTVAKTIPMETLLP
- the budA gene encoding acetolactate decarboxylase, translated to MTTHHPKNRLFQTSTMAALLDAVYDGDMTVKELLTHGNFGLGTFNGLDGEMIVEDGIAHQFRADGLASDASGNLKTPFACVTWFEPEKTVTIDGPCTREEFEHRVNELIDNPNLFAGIRFTGHFNKVETRTVFCQHKPYPPLLEVVANQPTFTMTDMNGVMLGFRTPPYMQGINVAGFHLHFLSENQKHGGHVTEYLLGAGKLEVARISELDLSLPLTKAFAEADLQPVGLNEAIRTAEGG
- the obgE gene encoding GTPase ObgE codes for the protein MKFLDQAKIYVRSGDGGDGVVAFRREKYIEFGGPDGGDGGRGGNIYFRAVPNLNTLIDFRYTQHFRARKGGNGAGANRTGAGAQDVVIDVPVGTQIFDEDRETLLADMDEEGKTILLCRGGDGGLGNAHYKSSTNRAPRRADKGYPGEERWVWLRLKLLADVGLVGLPNAGKSTFLSVVSRAKPKIADYPFTTLHPQLGVVRQNANEEFVIADIPGLIEGASEGAGLGHRFLGHVERCAVLLHLVDGTDENYLENWKLIRRELEAYDPVLASKPEVLVLNKCDALLPEEVEERRAALEKTSGEKVHLMSGVSREGLPELLRLLQDRVNASRAEEWEEEEDDLVEIDDAPDDDYDGENDAAVEYD
- a CDS encoding LabA-like NYN domain-containing protein — its product is MPTYETDEEDYKHYMDSLRDQLKDYFDGGRTKILIDHANLEFSLKKLRFRFDYEKFRNEMKASANLRGIYCFVSVLPNDPKRGKFVSFLEYNGYRVIRKDAKSTYMGEGETLPILEEGATEGGWRSEPEPLRRIKGNVDVELTIYALEHCRLADHIVILSGDGDFRMLVEQLQKNGKEVTVMSTARTQPSVVADELRRQADNFIELDEFRPLFEKL
- a CDS encoding FUSC family protein, which produces MANSGASTSLLPKRRSLLSWLLQPDFKAVVFAFRTTMAACLALGVALWMELDSPAWAAMTVWSVAQLTRGESLSKARWRIVGTLIGSTAGIGLHALVPQAPWLFFPLLAIWVGVCSGLATFVSNFRAYALVLAGYTCAIVATDAAPDGNHVFMIAVSRGSYIILGVICETLVAFVFSPNQILLAHRALKQTLQSALIVATTTLASILRRGTAAENMARQQFGTMLRIADRIEFAEIEMGPHGHEGDHARAALAAISVLLARGFGIASQLHLFARHHSDYQTVADEVLNFLDAFPKVISDESLLPDLLSELQHLRDICRQYAAPHRLTPTHLVSHPSELTSDEVARMKAENTTETTVPELDERVLFVSLGELLGDLERAILEYYASTHLIRGDHFHFQRQTHRDSRLALNNGVRASMAVILTALIYEVTAWTEGFHFIGIASLCVGLYATQENPVLGTLNFLRGVVTGYVVAFFLVFLFMPIVKVYEPLILILSCAMMIGGLAKAHAATAAWGAAYSLLMPSMLGLSNHHVMNEMQFFNGNMATVLAAALAVIIFRTILPFSAASERFRLRKGMLRELRHLAQPGRLPSINAWVAHGMDRFSCILRHAGNTPPQIIEAFIRGTLATLTLGLNIIRLRTLMDREYLPESARRPIALVLHYIEFPTRRYAQAAQAATMAIRRLREMDTPSHDIITRLEITRAITYLMIIAHILRTNRNFLDPTKPFTGEELSTPSPADKPAPGKIQAAQQPG
- the rpmA gene encoding 50S ribosomal protein L27, translated to MAQKKAGGSSRNGRDSAGRRLGIKKFGGEGVVAGNILVRQRGTKVYPGQNVGMGRDHTLFALTDGHVSFQRRGQGRVFVSVAAPEAAE
- the alsS gene encoding acetolactate synthase AlsS, coding for MSDKKKDESAARLIVKNLEAHGVKDVIGIPGAKIDRLFDELADSSIRTIVARHEQNASFIASGLGRITGKAGVAITTSGPGVTNLVTGMATATSEGDPMLAIGGAVGRADLVKLTHQSLDTVSLMRPVAKFSSLIGAPNATSEIVSNALRAAEGGRPGAAFVSVPMDVLNLPANAPVMGGIDAPPPGPAPHDLIASAARMIKSAKRPVVLLGMLASTPENAQATRKFIRQCGLPVVGCYQATGVMDKELFNWWGGRIGLFRNQYGDLLLEKSDLVITVGYNPIEYDPVLWNLHPDRPIVNVDVVPAELDNSFMPTSELIGSIADTMSLLADETGKLTAAPEMTGILETYHRSLKEVYNTITPPARNTLHPLEIVHVLQDFITPDMTLCFDMGSFHIWLARYLYVFRARQILISNGQQTMGVGLPWAIAATLVAPHQKALSISGDGGFMMSAMELETAVRLKSNIIQIVWIDEHYNMVEIQEKKKYGRGTGVSFGPINFAELANSMGAKGINVQNVDELKAALKVGMETEGPVLIAIPVDYTDNPSLMKPLPELGGTTSASA
- a CDS encoding DUF2312 domain-containing protein, giving the protein MGGSAASTQHEEAATGGIAADRLRSIIERVERLEEERKALGGDIRDIFAEAKSAGFDVKVIKQILRLRKQEPAEVEEQETLLDIYRRALGM
- the rplU gene encoding 50S ribosomal protein L21, coding for MFAVIRTGGKQYRVANGDVLKVEKLDNAEPGATYTFDDVLMVGGEGDGELKVGTPKVEGASVTAEVIAQDRLPKVIIFKKRRRQNSRRKNGHRQPMTVLRVTKVNA